From the genome of Marasmius oreades isolate 03SP1 chromosome 1, whole genome shotgun sequence:
GAATGGGAAAGTCAAAAGTATCCACCGGAGTGGCGGGAGACATATTGCTCTCCATAACGCTAGAGTCCTTTGAGGTACGACCAAAACTCTGCCTCTCGGTATTGTCTCGGTAATGGGCTTCGAGACAACTTGTGTCGCTCTCCCTGGCACGGCGTATGTGAAGATGTCCAATGGAACCGTTATTGTGCCATCCACCTTCGAACAAAACGCGTTGTATTGAAGTTTCCGTTTCGCGACGCCTGATTACCCGCCCAAAGCTATGCATAGCTAGGACAGACATAATAACCCCTGCATGGAGGGCGTCAACCAAGAAAAGCACTTGAAAATTAGAGATGCTAACAATTCAAACCGATCCATCCAACGATCGGAAGGGAGCTCTGAAAGTTGATCCCAATAACAACCAGTACCGTGGACACGACATAGGTAAGCGTGATGGCCAAAGTATAACACAACTAGAATTCAGGATTTAGTACGCAACAAGTGGAGACTCAAGAAACCTGACCTCGTCCTTCATTACGTTGTGCAAAAGTTGCATGCGTGGTACGTATCGAGAAATTCGGCTGGATAACGAAGGCATGAGTGACAGACGTGTTGCCCCGTTCGTAGGGTAAGTGTTGGACAAAAGTCGTTCCGATGTCGCTGACGTTGGCCGTCCTTTATAAACAAAACCAGAAAACGCTTTCCGAAGGCGAGAAAAGATGTGGGAAATACTGAACGAGATCAAGCTCCCGTCCGAGTGGGAGCTGATGTATACATATTCCTTAGACGCAACGGGACCATCAGCGACTGAGGCCCTCTGAATCTGATTGCCAGGTTCTTCAAAGGAAAGTCGTTTGCTGATACGTGTCCTATATATGGGGGACCCTCGGGATTTCCAAACAGCGAAGAAGACTTCCCAAACCAGGATCAGCAAAATCCCGCCGCTGGACGAGCGAGACTCACAACAACAGCAGAGGAAAAGTGACTGCACGAATTCAAATACAAACGTCATACGGGTAAATCTGATATCAACAATGCGCGCGCAGCTTCCTGTCAATACAAAATCAATGTACGTCGTTTGATTGTCGGAAGGTGAAAGTACCAACCAGACAGCTTTTGAACACCTCGTGTATGAATGATATCGAGCACAGTGGCCACCATATAACCGGTGAGTAGGACACAAAGAACGACAGCAACGAGAATGGAATCCTCCAAGCATTTGTAAGCTTTGAAGCCGAGTATCCCAGTCATCTACTTGTCGAAACGATCAGTATGAATTTTAAGAGATGTGGACAAGATAGATATCACCAAAAAAGTGAGAGATAACGGAGAAGCGATGCCAGCTATAAGAATCACACTTGAAATCTACATTTAGTCTCAACCCAGCCACTTGATTTCCAAACACCTACGCAGAGCAGTTCGGTTCTCGCTGAAAGAACGAAACGATCTGCGGAAACGTCCCGACGCATCCCAGAAGTTGACTGAAATGGAGCTGATAGAACAACGTCTTTTGTCGGATACGCGCTCGACGGATGTAATTGGCGGATACGAATGAATTATGCAGAAATATTACGGCCAGCATAACTAGCACAGTGAATGTGATGTTGGCGTTCCGCAGATCCTCAATGAATGCTGCCGTCACCAAAGACCCATCCTCAAGTGGTTGATAGGAAGGACCCTTGAAATCAGAAATCGGGGTGTTGTAGTATCTGGAGTAATCTGGTATTAGAATTTCGGACTGTAGGTGTACGATCACTTCATTCGAGCAGCACGAAGAAGCCATGGAGAAGACGTAATGTGGGGTCCTTCAAGGATTAGATTCCTCTCCTGGAGGACATCGAGGTGATGAGAATAGGAAACAAAGGGAACACGTGGAGATCTGCCGGTATGAAGGGCTCTCACGAAAGTCATGGTAGTCATGGTCAACGGTCACAAGGACATGCAGCGAATCTGCCCACGCTCCTTTACGTTTCGGGCAGCGTAGACTGAGAACCTACGACAATCAGCTATGGCTCGCCCGTCGGCTCCTGTGATTGTCATTACTGGCACTCCGGGAACAGGCAAAACGACCCACGCTCAGCTTCTTTGCAACGAATCTCCCATACCACTCCGGCACATCAATGTTGGCGATTGGGTCAAAGAAAAAGGACTTTACGAAGAATACGATGATGAATGGCAGAGCTACACGGTAGATGAGGACAGGGTGTGTTCAATCGCCTTCGTTATTCCTCACTGTTGACTTGCAATATATACGTAGCTGCTGGATGAGTTGGAACCAGTCGTGGCCGAAGGTGGCGTTGTTCTCGATTGGCATACCTGCGAAGTGTTTCCGGAACGTTGGGCGGACCTGGTTGTGGTTCTGCGCTGCGATCATTCCCAATTGTGGGAGCGGTTAGAAAAAAGGTGATCTGCTTCAAATCTGTTTCATGTTTCTGAAATTCGGACGTTGAATCTGAACTTTGCAGAGGTTATCCTTTGAAAAAGGTCCAAGAAAATAATGAAGCTGAAATCATGCAGGTCGTGCTTGAGGAAGCGCGATCGTCGTATCCGGAAGAGATCGTTATTGAATTGAAAAGCGAGACTATGGAGGATATGGAAGCAAACATATCAAGAATCGTAGAGTGGATTACAGAATGGAGAAAGCAACAAGCCAAATCGATTTAGTGACTGAATCACAAGTACAAGATCGTCGATCATCACCAGCCGCTGGccaacttcaagcttcaccTCTCGTATTTCTGGTCAATCCATGTTATCAACAGCTTAATCCCTCGGGCTTTGCAATACATACGGGGGGAATCTACTCAGAAAAGACGGCGAGTCCAGTTATTTCCTAGTTACACGAGTGACCACAGAATTGAGAGTGGCAAGATCAGAAATACAAGAGTAATCCGAGTAATACAGCCAGAATTGATGGGTATAATCCTTCCACTGCCCAGGTCACCCGGGTTGCCAGAGGGAGTAACAGTAACGAGAGAAGTTAAAGTCTGTACAAAACTTACATAAACTTGGTTGAGACGCACGAACAGAGTGAAGACGGACAAAACTTACGTAGTTGTAGAGGGACCTTGTACAGAGGTAACGGTGGTGAGAGATACTACTTGGGATACGGAAATGGAGGGAACAGTGACAGTGACAGTTggtgggaaagggaaaggaagacCTCCACTCGCAGACAGAGTGATGGTTATGAGTACTGGTCCCGTGGGTCCCGTCCCATTTCCTGTGTAAGACGTTGTCATGCCTGAGGTTCGACTTGTGGATCCCCAGTCATCCTGGTAGAAAGGTGGAGAGGGAGGGGAAGAATCCTGTGGCTGTCCCAGGTAATCGTTTGAGAGCTCTGTGCATTCTTCATTGTTCAGGCCCTGAGAGTTTTCGACTGGACTCAATATTGAGGTGATAATGAAATGAGGTTGTCCATTGATATGAGAACGTTCATAGAACGTAAGCTGCAAGAACGCCGATCAAAATCGACAAGCAAGTGGAAAACTTGAGACGCACATTATATTGCCCTTCCGGAACACATGCTGGAACCTTCCAATTACATTGACGGACACTACCGGTCCCATCGTTGAGAAACTCGGATCCTGATGCCACTGTATAGTTCTTGCCTGTTTGCGAGGATATCAGGTATATCTCCAAAGAGTCGTAATGCGTTGCGGACGAAGAATTTGTATTGGTGGCTTCCAACGGGAGCTTTCCATTACCCGATACCTGGAAATTCGAACAAACATCCTCAATAGATAGAAAATATCTACCAGAATTGCTCATACCTCCACAGAGATCGAGATAGGGTTTCCAACGTGTGCAGGGCTAAAAACAGAGTCAGAACTAGAGACACGACAGTGGTTCTCGGACACTCACTTGCCAGGTTGCGGTGAGTTGATAATTGAAAGACCGTCGGTGATAATTTGACCTGCTGAGCAGCACAGTAGCTGTCCTAAAAACCAGagcagagagagagaaaaggcaAAACAGGGTGATTCAGAGAAGAACGAAGAAAGGCGAACCCGCGCCATTATGATTGCAGCAGGAAGGGCCCTGAATGAAACGCCTGCAAGCCTAATATCCTGCTTTCGAGGAGCTCACTGTTCCTGTCAGAGGCTCATGCTGGTAATAGATGTGAATCCGTTGGCCGTCGTTACCCGCGTCGGCGTTTATGCTCAGTTCCGCATTTTCCCACGCGCTCATGCAGGATCCATCTCCTCCGCCCATCAAGAAACCATTATACGAAGGAAGCACACAATTCAAGAACTGGAGATACTCCCATTCACGACTAGCTCAAATCCGCTCAACGCTAAATGAAGCCGCCGTCTCTGTAATTCGAACCACTTTCGAGGCATACGAAGTAAGAATTTCTTGGTAGACGATGCCGTCTCAGAACTCACCGCTCCGTGTGTTCAGCCAGGCTCCTCGGCTAATGTTACCTTCCTTACCGCAGATGAAGAATCACTTCTCGTAACTTTTTATGCTACCATGATCACTCAAATATGCGGCCGGTTCCGTTTTCCAGAGGAAGTAGAAGCAACGGCAGTCTCGTATTTGAAAAGATTCTACTTGAAGAACACGGTTATGGACTGGCATCCAAAAAACGTTATGTGCGTTTATTATTCTGCGCTTAGTATCGGTGCTGGTACTAACGTAGAATGTTAGGCTGACTGCTGTGTTTCTCGCCACCAAAACAACTAACAACCCGATATCGTTGGAAGTCTACACCTCACATATACCCAAGGCATCTGCTTCAGATGTGCTCGACCTTGAATTCCTTATCGCTCAGAGCTTGGGATTCGAATTCGCTGTTTGGCACGCTCATCGTGCCCTGTGGGGTATTTGGCTCGACCTTCAGGTGAATAAACAACCCCTCTTTCCCGTTTCAGCAATACTTACATTCCTCAGAGTCTCCCGGACACGACTTCGAATTCTGAAGCCACAAGGAGTCCTGTCTACACCTCAGCAGTCTCACATGTTCGTTCTTCTCGATTGACAGATGCAGAACTTGTGTATACGCCATCTCAGGTTGCATTGGCCGCCCTCTCCATGGCGGACCGAGATCTCGCTTTAAAATGGTTGAAATCCAAGCAAGACAAGCTTCGTTCAGATGCAGATCATTCGCCCAATATAATGGAATCGATAGACAACATTACCAACCTCATTAGGAAGCACGGGCATGCCCCTGACGTTGAGGCCGTACGAGAAGTGGACAGACGGCTAAAGCTCTGCAAGAACCCAGAGAAAGTCGTTGGCACCAAGGCCTACCTCGCGAGACAAGCAGAAGAAGACAAAAAAGCAGAGGACAGGCGTATTCGTAAAGCAGATGTACAGAAGGAAGCTACAACAGACGGGGATCCATTTGGTGAGGTTCTCGCTCGCTCCAAACCTGGACTTGTCGactacgacgacgacgacgacgactaGTTACATTACAGATCATAATGAGTGTATTCCAATGAATGAGTAATGATGAAAGAGATCCAGAGGAGCACGAGCACCTAGGATGGTATTCGAGGAAACATTGATTTAGGCTACACATTGACCCCTGCATATCATATAAGAATTGATATGTGAGGCTTCGATAGAGCCGAAGATGTTTAGAAGGCTTGAGCTTCAAAAAGCGCGAACTGCGTCGATGGATTGAACAAAGGGTATACATTAGAAACCTGGAATTAAATCAGCGATCAAGTCGGCGTGGGTGAATGAGAGGACCTACAACATTGACAATCGAATGGACACATCGGTGTATCTAGAGACGCGGAGTTGATGTAAGTGGAAGAAAGGCTCTGGAGCATAGATTACCTCCTCCTTCATCATTGATCCCCAGTTCGTCTTCTTTGAATATCAACCAACCTTCTTCAGTTTTGCGTCCTAAGCAGACAGTTGAACTGATGTGAAACGGAGAGGAGGGAAAACGTTTACGTGGTCCTGTCCCTCTCGAGTCGTTGAACCTGTCCTCATCTTCAGTAGTATTATCCTTGCTAGCTTTTGTTCTTGGGGCCGAACTAACTCTACCCGTTTTCCGCTTCTTTCCAGACGGTACTTGGACAGACGGATCCAAGATGGTCTCGGCGGCTGGAAGACTAGCCTCGTGTTtccgtttctttttcttttctgtcGTCGGGTCTAAGGCCACGGAGACAGCCTTTTGCGCAAATTTTCCTCTCcccttggaggaggaggcaaaGATCTCATCGATTTCGGATTTGGGCATGGTACGGTAGGGAGAGAGAACGGGAAGCAGAAAAGTACCGTCACAAGGTCACGTTGTGTTACATACCCGTCGCAGCGAACTGGTGTTCTACAATTGAGCCTTGATTGCCAACTTTAGTTTCTGTGTCGCTTCAGTGAATCTGAGTGCATCAATTACTTGGGGAACGTGTAGCTATTGGCATTCAAAGCAAAAACCAGTCAGCAAAGCTAGGGACGGAAGCGGCTGAGTCGACCAGCTCAGACCGGGCTTGTGAGAAACGTCAAGCATTGGCACCCGTACAGTGTCCGCTCAGACCACCGGTTACAACTATGCTGTAGGTTCTCCAAGTTCTCTTTATATTTTGGTGTTTTAGCTCTATGCAACCTTCTTACTGCTCGTTTGTAGTCCGCAAAATGGATTTGCCAGAAATCCCCAGCAAGTGCCCTCATTCGATAACTCATACAACCAGCTGGATGGGCCGATGCAAAAACAAATGATCGCCCTCAACCAGGCCAGCCAGGCTAGAATGAACAGCAATTCTTCGTATATCAACGGTGGCGGCACAAACTCGGCATCATCATTTCTCGGAGGAATGCAGGATGTTGGACTGGGTCATTCCAGTTTCCAAGTCACCCCGTCCAACAGTCACCCAAATTCGCTTAACGCCCCTTTCTTTGATCCCTCTATGTCACAATCCTCAAATTCTCTCAATCGCCCTCCAAATATCATGGAGAGGTCACACGCCTTCCTCAATGGTCTCGCCAGCTTCATGGCGAAGCAAAACACCCCGTTACCACCCACATTGACCGGCGTTCCAGTTCCCAACTACGATCCCTCGACCTCCATGTTTAACGAAATCGAGTCTTCAGCCGAACCAGGTTCATTCAGGTTAGCAGGGAAGGATGTGGATATGTTTCGACTATGGGGAACCGTGTTACAACGTGGTGGTTCGGCGATGGTACGTGTTCTTTGGAATGTACACAAGATTATCGCCCTCGTATTTATATTGAATCACAGATTACCAATAACAACCTCTGGACGTCACTTCTTCCTTTATTTGAACTTCCAGAACATTACCCGTCTATTGATGGTAGTAGTGTGGTGTCTGTTGCGCAGTCTCTACAGCATTTTTACAACCTCATTCTCGGCGCTTTCGAAGATTTCTATCGGAAAAATACACTCGATAAACAGCGAATGCAGGCTCAGGCAATGAGACAAATGAATGGCGCCGGTCCTTTACCCGCAACCCCCACTCGACCTGGGCCTAACCCGATGCAGATGGCCCGAGCAGCGCATCCCGGGGTACCTACAAATGGAAGTGTTGTTTTCCCTCAGAACACGCCAGGAACACCACAGACCATGAAGGGCTCGGAAGCTTTCGTCGAAAGCAACTCATCCGAAGATTCGCAGGCATTAAAGCGAAAACTTGAGCCAGAGGAACACGATTTAAAACGCGTGCGACAGAGAACCGGTACGCGTTCATTAACGCTCTCAATGCTCGTTGATGGTTGACATTTCCGTAGAATCACTTGACACCGTTCTCGTAAGCCCCAACTCTCAGACTTTTTATAAAGCTTGATATACATGCTAAGTTCTTCCGTCACAGCCGCCGGGAGGCGACCGATCTGTTGCAGGACCCTTCAACTCCACTCCTTCCCAAACTTCCACCATGAATCCGCAACCCAGGGTCCGACTTGAACCGTCACGTCGGAAGATCGAGTATGTTCCGCTCGCACGAGAAGTTGAAACCTATGGAGGAAGAGATCTGAATCAAATTGAAGCGGAGATTGTACATCAAACAAGGCGACAACTGCGGGAACTCGGTGACTGGGGCATAATCGACATTGATTCGCTGACAATGTCGATACGTTCACGTTTGTCAACGGAGCTATCCTATGCCTTGACGACATTTACTCTACTGTCCACAATGAAGGGACAGCAGCCCAACACAGGCTTTCCCCTGCACAATGCGCCAGATCTGTTAGACGAAGTTCTCGATCTTTTAGAGGATCTGGCATTCGAAGGCGTCGAGGACTCGTTCGACTCACCGAGTGAGGAGCCGGAGATTATTACAAATCGGAGGCTGGTCAACGCTATCATCGAAGCAGAGAGCTCCCCATTTGCGGGACTTGAACGACATAAAACGTGCACCGACCACAATCTAGGTCTACGTAACAAGCCAGGAACAATAATTCTCGCCATCTTCAATATAATACGCAACCTGTGTGTAATGTCCGACAACGGGAGCACCATAGCACGGCATCCCCGAGTCCTTGAACTCATGCTGAGGGTGTGCGAGCTGTCGTTTGATGCCGAACTTCGCCCTGCGTCTCCGTCCCTTTCTCTCAGTGAATTCCTCATTGCCAGGAAAGATACCTTGTATACTCTGAGCTCCATTGCTCCCTTCATACACCTCTCCGGTGATGGCTCGTTGACCTCGAAACATTCCCAACGGCTCACCAAGCGTAT
Proteins encoded in this window:
- a CDS encoding uncharacterized protein (BUSCO:EOG09264XPY), with product MARPSAPVIVITGTPGTGKTTHAQLLCNESPIPLRHINVGDWVKEKGLYEEYDDEWQSYTVDEDRLLDELEPVVAEGGVVLDWHTCEVFPERWADLVVVLRCDHSQLWERLEKRGYPLKKVQENNEAEIMQVVLEEARSSYPEEIVIELKSETMEDMEANISRIVEWITEWRKQQAKSI
- a CDS encoding uncharacterized protein (BUSCO:EOG09263SFX); this translates as MQDPSPPPIKKPLYEGSTQFKNWRYSHSRLAQIRSTLNEAAVSVIRTTFEAYEPGSSANVTFLTADEESLLVTFYATMITQICGRFRFPEEVEATAVSYLKRFYLKNTVMDWHPKNVMLTAVFLATKTTNNPISLEVYTSHIPKASASDVLDLEFLIAQSLGFEFAVWHAHRALWGIWLDLQSLPDTTSNSEATRSPVYTSAVSHVRSSRLTDAELVYTPSQVALAALSMADRDLALKWLKSKQDKLRSDADHSPNIMESIDNITNLIRKHGHAPDVEAVREVDRRLKLCKNPEKVVGTKAYLARQAEEDKKAEDRRIRKADVQKEATTDGDPFGEVLARSKPGLVDYDDDDDD